One stretch of Segatella copri DNA includes these proteins:
- a CDS encoding DUF6371 domain-containing protein yields the protein MKNDIRFVLERYHAGGANRYVCPQCGRKKCFTRYVDLETGEYVADDCGKCDHTASCGYHYPPRQYFHDHPELSCKKDYQTEYVNGKPLLGLGNRHQWADEARNREMLSRKNRLLVQPQDRRQTEFFSPEWVQKAMLRPSAFSMWFEGLNIGGDARQVLADYCVEGTARDVVVQGVNYGRAVVFWLIDEQQRVHDAKLMAYRNDGHRVQGWANTMRSICERSHVGPQLQNTEKVLFGQHLLPRYPDKTVCIVESEKTSLICACRYPQYLWLATGGCGNLQTDKLLHLQHRRLVVYPDSGEYDKWKEQMAKSGCRDYRVVDFMEQFEANTDIADILLGEAQQKPEFLLPPPPDVCPF from the coding sequence ATGAAAAATGATATAAGATTTGTTTTGGAGCGCTATCATGCCGGTGGAGCCAATCGCTATGTCTGCCCTCAATGCGGACGCAAGAAGTGCTTTACCCGATATGTGGACCTGGAGACGGGCGAGTATGTGGCTGACGACTGTGGTAAATGCGACCATACGGCATCGTGTGGCTATCATTATCCACCGCGTCAATACTTCCATGATCATCCGGAACTTAGCTGCAAGAAAGATTACCAGACGGAATACGTAAATGGTAAACCCTTGCTGGGATTGGGAAACAGGCATCAGTGGGCAGATGAAGCCCGAAACAGAGAGATGCTTTCCCGTAAGAACAGATTGCTTGTGCAACCTCAGGATAGGCGACAGACCGAGTTCTTCAGCCCCGAATGGGTACAGAAGGCGATGCTGAGACCGAGTGCTTTCAGTATGTGGTTTGAAGGCCTGAACATCGGTGGTGATGCCCGGCAGGTGCTAGCCGATTATTGTGTGGAAGGTACTGCCCGAGACGTCGTTGTGCAGGGGGTTAACTATGGCAGGGCAGTGGTGTTCTGGCTGATAGACGAACAGCAGCGGGTGCATGATGCCAAGCTGATGGCTTATCGCAATGACGGTCATCGGGTACAGGGATGGGCCAACACCATGCGTTCCATCTGCGAACGTTCTCATGTCGGACCGCAACTTCAGAATACCGAAAAGGTGCTCTTTGGACAGCATTTGCTTCCCCGCTATCCCGATAAGACGGTATGTATCGTGGAGAGTGAGAAGACATCGCTTATCTGTGCCTGCCGCTATCCGCAGTACCTGTGGCTGGCAACGGGCGGATGTGGCAATCTGCAGACCGATAAGCTGCTCCACTTGCAGCATCGAAGACTCGTGGTTTATCCCGATAGCGGAGAGTATGACAAGTGGAAGGAGCAGATGGCTAAGAGCGGATGTCGGGATTATAGGGTGGTAGACTTCATGGAGCAGTTTGAGGCGAATACCGATATTGCCGATATCCTGTTGGGTGAGGCTCAGCAGAAACCCGAATTTCTGCTGCCACCTCCTCCAGATGTCTGCCCCTTCTAA
- a CDS encoding GmrSD restriction endonuclease domain-containing protein, producing the protein MAVESHDKKLDDLLKMVEEGKAQLPDFQRSWVWDDTKICKLIESITSGFPMGAAMFLANGGEHIRFKYRKFEGVESENDVTPEWLVLDGQQRLTTLYQVLKSKKATSTRLETNRDATIKRFYYLDIKKCLDPNADRLDAIVSVSDKKQQTTNIGRTVTLDLSTREKEFENLMFPLNITFSANDTDDWRYDMEDYYHNNRDYSLLFREFSQKILRPILAYSMPVIQLDKETPKEAVCQIFENVNTGGVPLTVFELVTATFAADGHELRKDWEEIKHSFSQKVNCELLREISGANFLAAMTLLVSYYKRVDSGNDERVAVTCKKRDILRLELKDYEKYHDALVQGFGDAANFLVHQGIYRSRDLPYTSQLIPLAAIFAYDNENGKLLNLGSNQNLLSQWYWCGVMGELYGGANEARFALDILGVFRWMNGGEKPDTVYRSSIQPTRLLTMQTRNSAAYKGIMALILQDSPLDFMTGNRMDIASYIDEDADIHHIFPQAYCEKQNLPRIKWNSVINKTPIYASSNRSIGGHAPSIYIGTMANKGLDQEMIKAAITSHKVNYDYLFADDFDSYFIDRAKHLLDRIEKATGKAISGRDSEETIREFGVALL; encoded by the coding sequence ATGGCAGTAGAATCACATGATAAGAAACTTGACGACCTTTTGAAAATGGTTGAAGAAGGTAAAGCCCAGTTGCCGGACTTTCAGCGCAGTTGGGTATGGGATGATACGAAGATATGCAAACTTATAGAGAGTATCACCTCAGGCTTTCCTATGGGAGCCGCTATGTTTTTGGCTAATGGAGGCGAACATATTCGCTTTAAGTACCGTAAGTTTGAAGGAGTAGAGTCTGAAAATGACGTTACTCCGGAATGGCTTGTGCTGGATGGACAGCAGAGGTTGACCACTTTGTATCAGGTATTGAAAAGCAAGAAGGCAACAAGCACTCGTCTTGAAACCAATCGTGATGCAACAATCAAACGTTTCTATTACCTTGATATTAAAAAGTGTCTTGATCCGAATGCAGACAGACTTGATGCTATCGTGTCTGTTTCTGACAAGAAACAACAGACTACTAATATCGGTCGTACAGTGACACTCGATCTCTCTACTCGTGAGAAGGAATTTGAAAATCTGATGTTCCCTTTGAATATTACCTTCTCAGCCAACGATACAGATGATTGGCGTTATGACATGGAGGATTACTATCATAACAATCGTGATTACAGCCTGTTGTTCCGTGAATTCTCGCAGAAGATACTACGTCCTATCTTGGCCTATAGTATGCCTGTAATCCAACTCGATAAAGAGACCCCAAAAGAAGCGGTATGCCAGATATTCGAGAATGTAAATACTGGTGGTGTACCTCTTACAGTCTTTGAATTGGTAACGGCTACATTTGCTGCCGATGGTCATGAACTACGGAAGGATTGGGAGGAAATAAAACATTCATTTTCACAGAAAGTTAATTGTGAATTGCTACGTGAAATTTCTGGTGCCAACTTCCTTGCTGCAATGACACTTCTGGTGTCTTATTATAAACGTGTGGATTCAGGTAATGATGAACGAGTAGCTGTAACCTGCAAAAAAAGAGATATACTTAGACTTGAGCTGAAGGACTATGAAAAGTATCACGATGCTCTTGTACAAGGTTTTGGCGATGCTGCTAATTTTCTTGTTCACCAAGGTATTTACAGATCTCGTGACCTTCCATATACCTCTCAACTCATTCCTCTTGCAGCAATTTTTGCCTATGATAATGAAAATGGCAAGTTGTTGAACCTTGGCTCCAATCAGAATCTGTTGTCACAATGGTACTGGTGTGGCGTCATGGGCGAACTATATGGTGGTGCTAATGAGGCAAGGTTTGCACTTGATATTCTTGGTGTGTTCCGTTGGATGAATGGTGGCGAGAAACCTGATACGGTTTACCGTTCAAGTATTCAGCCAACACGGTTGCTGACTATGCAAACACGAAACAGTGCAGCTTATAAGGGAATTATGGCTTTGATTCTTCAGGATTCACCTCTTGATTTTATGACAGGCAACCGTATGGATATTGCTTCTTATATAGATGAAGATGCAGATATTCATCATATATTCCCACAAGCCTATTGTGAGAAACAGAACCTTCCACGAATTAAGTGGAATTCTGTTATCAACAAGACGCCTATCTATGCATCCTCTAATCGTTCTATTGGTGGTCATGCACCAAGCATTTATATCGGTACTATGGCAAATAAAGGCTTGGATCAAGAGATGATAAAAGCTGCCATTACTTCACACAAGGTAAACTACGACTATCTTTTTGCTGATGATTTTGATTCCTATTTTATTGATAGGGCTAAGCATCTGCTTGATAGGATAGAGAAAGCAACAGGTAAGGCTATATCAGGACGTGATAGCGAAGAAACCATCAGAGAGTTTGGCGTTGCATTACTATAA
- a CDS encoding cytochrome c-type biogenesis protein CcmH: MMKHNNYVSMGSFESSSSAPRYIGEILNEYLLHSNAPLAAAYRKHVQEMMASNESVDYIKKGERYD; encoded by the coding sequence ATGATGAAACATAATAATTATGTTAGTATGGGGAGTTTTGAGTCAAGCTCATCTGCCCCTCGTTACATCGGAGAAATCCTCAATGAGTATTTACTCCACAGCAACGCCCCTCTGGCTGCGGCTTATCGCAAGCACGTGCAGGAGATGATGGCAAGTAATGAATCTGTTGATTATATCAAGAAAGGAGAACGGTATGATTAA
- a CDS encoding AAA family ATPase: MINIDSKQKLDEFMAQEAQQQTESQKLAQALASGAAQQQGRDSFFNVSTLKEDLEKGRKMKPPKELIPHILVEHETTILFSGPGVGKTVLAIQIAIELAEQGMRVLYVNFELSTQQLALRYPNKDSPDTLYHASIDYTKMHDVTDQSMILSEIERMALELNIEVIIIDNFTNLCINSKEAAEAGKTMQQLVAMRMTHNCTMLILAHTPKRKQGDPLTIDDLAGSKLLSNFADNIIGFNKSRKDKDMRYFIQLKYRSLPIELDFKNVQELTLTSSDGWLHFEYGGYDEERAHLPRSRDERAELERDIIRELKQPNGSSYREIADKLGTSLSMVQRVAKSNNLNRKGK; this comes from the coding sequence ATGATTAACATTGATTCTAAACAGAAATTGGATGAATTCATGGCTCAGGAAGCTCAGCAGCAGACTGAATCCCAGAAGCTGGCTCAGGCTCTTGCTTCAGGGGCTGCTCAGCAGCAGGGCAGGGATAGCTTTTTCAATGTGTCCACTTTAAAAGAGGACCTGGAGAAAGGACGGAAAATGAAACCTCCGAAGGAACTTATTCCCCATATTCTGGTGGAGCATGAGACTACGATTCTCTTTAGCGGCCCGGGTGTGGGTAAAACAGTCCTCGCCATTCAGATAGCTATCGAGTTGGCTGAACAGGGAATGCGGGTACTTTATGTCAACTTTGAGCTTTCGACTCAGCAATTGGCTCTGAGATATCCCAACAAGGATAGTCCTGATACACTCTACCACGCTAGCATCGATTATACCAAGATGCACGATGTTACCGACCAGAGCATGATTCTTTCTGAGATTGAGCGAATGGCACTGGAACTGAATATAGAGGTGATAATCATAGATAACTTTACCAATCTCTGTATCAATTCTAAGGAGGCAGCTGAAGCTGGAAAAACCATGCAGCAACTGGTAGCTATGCGTATGACTCACAACTGTACCATGCTCATCCTTGCCCATACGCCTAAGCGCAAGCAGGGCGATCCGCTTACAATCGATGACCTGGCTGGTAGCAAGCTTCTCAGTAACTTTGCCGATAACATAATTGGTTTCAACAAATCGAGAAAGGACAAGGATATGCGCTACTTCATCCAACTGAAGTATCGTTCTCTCCCAATCGAACTTGATTTCAAGAACGTGCAGGAACTTACGTTGACCAGTTCTGACGGATGGCTCCATTTTGAATATGGTGGCTATGATGAGGAACGGGCACATTTGCCAAGATCAAGAGATGAAAGGGCAGAACTGGAGCGCGATATCATTCGTGAACTCAAGCAGCCTAATGGCTCTTCTTATCGGGAAATTGCTGACAAACTGGGTACCAGTTTGAGTATGGTTCAGCGTGTTGCCAAGAGCAATAACTTGAACAGAAAAGGCAAGTAA